A section of the Clostridium omnivorum genome encodes:
- a CDS encoding APC family permease — MKNGNDNFNTDADALKSFNYKQELKRTIKFFGAFAVAFSAISITTGTFQNFGLVLGTIGPLGIWTFPLVGLGSTLIALIFCEMSSLMPVTGQCYLWVSKFYGKGLGWFVGWITFCYLIVIIPSVSSSLGPVLASLFGVEATPHFITIVGVSVLTLQLILNVFSVKLSSVITSASVVTESVGILLLTVVLAIAAFRNGAPVSNLVAVNPTVSGHSLLIPFLMSSLMGFYTLVAFETAASMSEETHNASKNIPKAMVASIVLSTIFGTLFLIAAVLSIKSLPAVYSSSSPLPLIIESNLGSVIGKLFLIVVTVSIFACGLAFMTSASRTVYAMARDNAFFASSIFKKVDQKSGIPIPACVLLWACGVMFTIFSTPTVLAIASAALPCVYYLITLISYASVRKNIKFKKNNFNLGWLATPLLIITIVWQLIALGVLSIPIEFRSATVVNICLAILGGIIYFAHFKNKIKTNDRNENSELFIEESNVI; from the coding sequence ATGAAAAATGGGAATGACAATTTTAATACTGATGCTGATGCTTTAAAGAGTTTTAACTATAAACAAGAATTAAAAAGAACAATTAAGTTTTTTGGAGCCTTTGCTGTAGCATTTTCTGCTATATCAATTACTACTGGAACTTTTCAGAATTTTGGGCTTGTATTAGGAACAATTGGTCCATTAGGAATATGGACTTTTCCTTTAGTAGGTCTTGGTTCAACATTAATTGCTTTAATATTTTGTGAAATGTCTAGTCTTATGCCAGTTACAGGTCAATGTTACTTATGGGTATCTAAATTCTATGGAAAAGGCCTTGGTTGGTTTGTTGGTTGGATTACTTTCTGTTATTTAATAGTTATTATACCTTCTGTAAGTAGTTCGCTTGGTCCAGTTTTAGCATCTTTATTTGGTGTAGAGGCTACGCCACATTTTATTACCATTGTTGGAGTTTCAGTACTCACATTGCAATTAATATTAAATGTATTTAGTGTTAAATTATCTTCAGTAATAACAAGTGCTTCTGTAGTTACGGAATCTGTTGGGATTTTACTTTTAACAGTTGTATTAGCTATTGCAGCATTTAGAAATGGTGCGCCAGTTAGCAATCTTGTAGCTGTAAATCCAACAGTTTCTGGACATTCCTTACTCATACCTTTTTTAATGTCATCACTCATGGGCTTTTATACACTTGTCGCATTTGAAACAGCTGCTAGTATGAGTGAAGAAACTCATAATGCGTCAAAAAATATTCCAAAAGCTATGGTTGCATCTATTGTTTTGAGTACAATTTTTGGTACATTATTCCTTATAGCAGCAGTGCTTAGTATTAAAAGTTTACCTGCAGTGTATTCATCAAGTTCACCATTACCTTTAATCATAGAGTCAAATTTAGGTTCTGTAATTGGAAAGCTCTTTTTAATTGTTGTAACTGTTTCTATTTTTGCATGTGGATTAGCTTTTATGACCTCTGCTTCTAGAACAGTTTACGCTATGGCAAGAGATAACGCCTTCTTTGCAAGCAGCATTTTTAAAAAGGTAGACCAGAAAAGTGGGATACCAATCCCTGCTTGTGTTCTACTTTGGGCTTGTGGAGTAATGTTCACAATTTTTTCAACTCCAACAGTTTTGGCAATAGCTTCAGCAGCGCTTCCATGCGTATATTATCTCATAACACTAATAAGCTACGCGAGCGTTAGAAAAAATATAAAGTTTAAGAAAAATAACTTTAACCTTGGATGGTTAGCTACTCCGCTCTTGATAATAACTATTGTATGGCAGCTGATTGCGTTAGGAGTACTATCAATACCTATTGAGTTTAGAAGTGCTACAGTTGTAAACATCTGTTTGGCGATACTTGGTGGTATTATATATTTTGCACATTTTAAAAATAAAATAAAGACAAATGATAGAAATGAGAACTCCGAACTTTTTATTGAGGAATCAAATGTTATTTAA
- a CDS encoding NTP transferase domain-containing protein, translating into MLEIRQAVILGAGERKCFDRPVGFLELEDSAMIERLITILNANGIEKITVITGFKKEYYEELAKKKNLNLVYNEKYKWTGTMHSLALAKKFVDGDFLLIESDMVFEERAVSTILENENRNCMVVTQGMKL; encoded by the coding sequence ATGCTTGAGATTAGACAAGCCGTTATTCTAGGAGCTGGTGAAAGAAAGTGTTTTGATAGGCCAGTTGGGTTTTTAGAACTAGAAGATTCTGCAATGATTGAAAGGCTTATAACTATTTTAAATGCTAATGGCATAGAAAAAATAACAGTTATAACAGGCTTTAAAAAAGAGTATTATGAAGAACTTGCTAAGAAAAAGAATTTAAACCTTGTATACAATGAAAAATATAAATGGACTGGAACAATGCATTCCTTAGCTCTTGCGAAGAAATTTGTAGATGGGGACTTTTTATTGATTGAAAGCGATATGGTTTTTGAAGAAAGAGCTGTAAGCACTATTCTTGAAAATGAGAATAGAAATTGTATGGTAGTGACTCAGGGGATGAAGCTTTAG
- a CDS encoding NTP transferase domain-containing protein has protein sequence MLEKELKVLEIINKRSKISQREIAVEAEISIGKSNSIIKYLLEKDYIRVEKNARKSSYLLNEKALEALEEYIKGAANMKMLVSQQVEKKINYAVILAAGERSEFEKPIGFLPLGEINVIERLLYQLKECAIENIIIVTGYESHYYEKLAKNNDVQLVHNEAYRWTGTMASLSKAKEFIKDDFLLIEGDMVFENRAIREVLNNKNRDCALITTSSGSGDEVFVELKNGFLYKLSKDIHQFNRVDGEMIGITKLSIDIYNKMLEEFKHNENPYLNYEYLLLDMARTYNIGYVKIEDLVWSEIDTKWHYNNLINYIYPKIYDK, from the coding sequence ATGTTGGAGAAAGAACTAAAAGTTTTAGAGATAATAAATAAGCGCAGTAAAATAAGCCAAAGGGAAATTGCAGTAGAAGCTGAAATTTCAATAGGAAAGTCTAACTCCATAATAAAATATCTCTTAGAAAAAGATTATATTAGAGTTGAGAAAAATGCTAGAAAATCAAGCTATTTACTTAACGAAAAGGCACTTGAAGCTCTTGAGGAATATATAAAGGGCGCTGCTAATATGAAGATGCTTGTATCTCAGCAAGTTGAGAAGAAAATTAATTATGCTGTTATTTTAGCAGCTGGAGAACGTTCGGAATTTGAAAAACCAATTGGCTTCCTTCCTTTAGGAGAAATCAATGTAATAGAGAGGCTTCTGTATCAGCTTAAGGAATGTGCTATAGAAAATATAATAATAGTCACTGGTTATGAAAGCCACTACTATGAAAAATTAGCGAAGAACAATGATGTTCAACTTGTTCATAATGAGGCATATAGATGGACAGGCACTATGGCTTCTCTTTCCAAAGCAAAGGAGTTTATCAAAGATGATTTTTTGCTTATTGAAGGGGATATGGTATTTGAGAACAGAGCTATACGTGAAGTTTTAAATAATAAAAATAGAGACTGTGCCTTAATAACTACATCAAGTGGTTCTGGAGATGAAGTTTTTGTTGAGTTAAAAAATGGATTTTTATATAAATTATCAAAGGATATTCATCAGTTTAATAGGGTTGATGGTGAAATGATAGGTATAACTAAACTATCTATAGATATTTATAATAAGATGCTTGAAGAATTTAAACATAACGAAAATCCATATCTTAACTACGAATATCTTTTATTAGATATGGCAAGAACATACAACATTGGATATGTGAAAATTGAGGATCTCGTATGGAGTGAAATTGATACTAAGTGGCATTACAATAATTTAATTAATTATATATATCCAAAGATATATGATAAGTAG
- a CDS encoding sugar phosphate nucleotidyltransferase, whose product MRAIILAAGMGTRLRPLTNETPKSLVKVAGEPMAERQIRFLKEKGIDDIILVTGYLKEKFEYLKDKYGVKLIYNDKYDTFNNVYTMYIVREYLQDSYVTEADVYMARNYFESNLSNSTYFSGIKENFSSEWKLHFDNTGKVYEIEVGPGTDYIMSGISYWSKKDGLFIKQKLEEVIETGNFEKVYWDDVVGKIIPELDVHIKKIGSNDWFEIDCIEDLEKAEQYINEN is encoded by the coding sequence ATGAGAGCAATAATTTTAGCAGCTGGAATGGGCACTAGACTCAGACCGTTAACTAATGAAACGCCTAAATCATTGGTGAAGGTTGCTGGAGAACCAATGGCTGAAAGACAAATTAGGTTTTTAAAAGAAAAGGGTATAGATGATATTATTTTAGTCACAGGATATTTGAAAGAAAAATTTGAGTATCTGAAAGACAAGTATGGAGTGAAATTAATATACAATGATAAATATGATACCTTTAATAATGTGTATACGATGTATATTGTAAGAGAATATCTACAGGATAGTTATGTTACAGAGGCAGATGTTTATATGGCAAGAAACTATTTTGAGAGTAATTTATCAAATTCCACATATTTTTCAGGTATAAAAGAAAATTTCAGCAGTGAATGGAAGTTACATTTTGATAATACAGGAAAGGTATATGAAATTGAAGTTGGTCCAGGCACAGATTATATAATGTCTGGGATATCATATTGGTCCAAGAAGGATGGATTATTCATAAAACAAAAGTTAGAAGAAGTAATTGAGACAGGCAATTTTGAGAAGGTATATTGGGATGATGTGGTAGGAAAGATAATTCCGGAGTTAGATGTACATATTAAGAAGATAGGATCAAATGATTGGTTTGAGATTGATTGCATAGAGGACCTAGAGAAGGCTGAACAGTATATCAATGAAAATTAG
- a CDS encoding FAD-dependent oxidoreductase, whose product MLKALEVKKDIHWVGSLDPELRVFDIVMYTPYGTTYNSYVVKGSEKTAIFETVKEKTFEQYLERLKSLNINFDEIAYIVVDHTEPDHAGSVGKLLDYAKNAKVVGSAPAIRFLKQIVNRPFEEIVVKHGDTLSLGNKTLKFIDAPFLHWPDSIYTYIEEDNLLLTCDSFGSHYCFEGMYNDLIPEDKRSEYMEALKYYYDCIMGPFKTYVLKALDKISKLKIDTICTGHGPILRKNIEEYFELYRKWSTEVAPADGKTRVVLPYVTAYGYTEQLAQKIAEGIKSQINDAIIDMYDVIYHKQEDILEKIYFADAVLFGSPTINGDALKPILDILTIMNPLVHGGKIAGAFGSFGWSGEAVPNIEARLRALRMKLVTPGLKINFKPNEAELEQAFKYGESVALKIKEVQSKGVKPLDRSNVKLWKCIVCNEVFEGDMPPEVCPACGADKSQFIEVKKEKLEFKVSKKEKYVIIGNGAAGYYSADAIRKRNPEAEIQIISGEKALTYYRPQLSDLLVEEINEKRFYLSPEKWYEDKNIKLLLNTWVETINSEKNTVTLQSGEEISFDKLIIATGSSNFIPPITGVKKQGVFTLRDIDDLNNIKAEMKSASNAVVIGGGILGIESAAMLKQSGLNVTVVELVPRLLPIQLDKEGSELFESEIQGFGITTLKGEAAAEILGNEHVSGVKLKSGKIIDADLVIFSVGIRPNKALAEKAGIKVDRGIIVNEHMETSSPNIYACGDAAQVNNKVYGNWPAAIEMAKAAGANAVGDTVSFKDFVNSTIFSELGLELYSIGEIPEASAEIIELGSKDESAKIYKKLFFRDHKLIGGILLGDKSKAVKLSNAIKTGDTLAEVLKKGIL is encoded by the coding sequence ATGTTAAAAGCTTTAGAGGTAAAAAAAGATATACATTGGGTAGGATCACTGGATCCAGAGCTTAGAGTATTTGACATTGTAATGTACACTCCTTATGGAACAACTTATAACTCTTATGTAGTTAAAGGAAGTGAAAAAACTGCTATCTTCGAGACTGTTAAAGAAAAAACATTTGAACAATACCTTGAAAGACTTAAATCACTAAATATTAACTTTGATGAGATAGCTTATATTGTAGTGGACCACACAGAACCAGACCATGCAGGTTCTGTTGGCAAGCTTTTAGACTATGCTAAAAATGCCAAAGTTGTAGGTTCAGCACCTGCAATAAGATTTTTAAAACAAATAGTAAACAGACCTTTTGAAGAGATAGTTGTTAAGCATGGTGATACACTCAGTCTTGGAAATAAAACCTTAAAATTTATTGATGCTCCATTTTTGCATTGGCCAGATTCTATATATACTTATATAGAGGAAGATAATTTACTTTTAACCTGCGACTCCTTTGGAAGCCACTATTGCTTCGAAGGTATGTACAATGACTTAATTCCAGAAGATAAAAGATCAGAATATATGGAGGCATTAAAATACTACTACGACTGTATCATGGGACCCTTTAAAACTTACGTATTAAAAGCTCTTGATAAGATAAGCAAACTTAAAATAGATACTATATGCACTGGTCATGGACCAATATTAAGAAAAAACATTGAAGAATACTTTGAACTCTACAGAAAATGGAGTACAGAAGTTGCACCAGCAGATGGAAAGACAAGAGTAGTGCTCCCCTATGTAACTGCTTATGGCTACACTGAACAGCTTGCTCAAAAGATTGCTGAGGGTATAAAATCTCAAATTAATGATGCTATTATTGATATGTACGATGTAATCTACCACAAACAAGAGGATATACTTGAAAAAATATACTTTGCAGATGCGGTACTCTTTGGTTCTCCAACTATTAACGGAGATGCCTTAAAGCCAATCCTAGATATTCTAACAATTATGAACCCACTTGTTCACGGCGGCAAGATTGCAGGTGCCTTTGGTTCTTTTGGATGGAGCGGTGAAGCAGTACCAAATATAGAAGCAAGGCTTAGAGCCCTAAGAATGAAGCTGGTAACCCCTGGTCTTAAGATAAATTTCAAGCCTAACGAAGCTGAACTTGAACAGGCCTTTAAGTATGGTGAAAGTGTAGCACTTAAAATCAAGGAAGTTCAAAGTAAAGGTGTTAAACCTTTAGATCGTTCAAACGTTAAGCTTTGGAAATGTATAGTTTGTAATGAAGTATTCGAAGGAGATATGCCTCCTGAAGTTTGCCCAGCATGTGGTGCAGATAAATCACAATTTATAGAAGTAAAAAAGGAAAAACTAGAATTTAAAGTATCTAAAAAAGAAAAGTACGTTATTATAGGCAATGGCGCTGCAGGCTACTACTCTGCAGATGCTATTAGAAAGAGAAACCCAGAAGCAGAAATACAAATTATATCCGGTGAAAAAGCTCTTACCTATTATAGGCCTCAGCTATCGGATTTACTAGTTGAGGAAATAAATGAAAAGAGATTTTACTTATCCCCAGAAAAGTGGTATGAAGATAAAAATATAAAACTACTTCTTAATACATGGGTGGAAACAATTAATAGTGAAAAAAATACTGTAACACTACAAAGTGGAGAAGAAATAAGCTTCGATAAGCTAATAATTGCAACAGGAAGCTCAAACTTTATACCTCCTATTACTGGTGTAAAAAAGCAAGGCGTATTTACTCTTAGAGATATAGATGATTTAAATAATATTAAAGCTGAAATGAAGAGTGCTTCAAATGCAGTAGTAATTGGCGGAGGCATACTTGGAATCGAAAGTGCTGCAATGCTTAAACAATCTGGCCTTAATGTAACTGTAGTAGAACTAGTTCCTAGACTTCTTCCAATTCAACTTGATAAGGAAGGCTCAGAGCTCTTTGAAAGTGAAATTCAAGGTTTTGGTATAACTACACTAAAGGGAGAAGCTGCAGCAGAAATCCTTGGAAATGAACATGTAAGTGGTGTTAAGCTAAAGAGTGGAAAAATTATTGATGCTGATTTAGTAATCTTCTCTGTTGGAATAAGACCAAACAAAGCTCTAGCTGAAAAAGCTGGAATAAAGGTAGACAGAGGCATAATTGTAAATGAGCATATGGAAACCAGCAGTCCTAACATCTATGCCTGCGGTGATGCAGCTCAAGTTAATAATAAGGTATATGGCAACTGGCCTGCTGCTATAGAAATGGCTAAAGCAGCTGGTGCTAATGCTGTAGGTGATACAGTTTCCTTTAAAGATTTTGTCAACTCCACAATATTCAGTGAATTGGGCTTAGAGCTGTACAGCATAGGTGAAATTCCTGAAGCAAGTGCAGAGATAATTGAACTTGGCAGTAAAGATGAGTCAGCTAAGATATATAAAAAATTATTCTTTAGAGATCATAAGCTCATTGGAGGTATTCTCTTAGGTGACAAGTCCAAAGCAGTTAAATTGAGTAATGCTATTAAAACTGGCGACACCCTAGCAGAAGTTTTAAAGAAAGGTATACTGTAA
- a CDS encoding aminotransferase class I/II-fold pyridoxal phosphate-dependent enzyme: MHALILAAGMGKRLGEYTKNQTKCMVRVNGVTLIERALDALVNIDISKIILVVGYEGEKLREFIGDNYKGIKVKYVFNDVYNKTNNIYSLGLASEYLAEDDTILLESDLIFEEGILHKVIQDPNPNIAVVAPFESWMDGTVTVLNEENDIVSFVPKKGFKWNNCKDYYKTVNIYKFSKEFSKNCYIPFLKAYIQALGNNEYYEQVLRVMTYIDNLNLKAFKLTNEKWYEIDDVQDLDIAEVLFADFENELKMYQKRFGGYWRFPKLKDFCYLVNPYFPNEKMLDEFKSNFDVLLSEYPSGLNTQNLLASKMFGCRVQQILVGNGAAELIRGVFKAFKGTVGVTFPTFNEYPESAGYDRVKKFIPKNDDFSYTVDELKEFSKDVDALLLINPDNPSGHFMTKEEVLDLLVYLKAENKYLIYDESFVDFAGEDAMFTLINSELLESNKNLIVIKSISKSYGVPGARLGVLANGDIDLIAKIRSELSIWNINSFGEYFLQIIGKYQDRYAKACVKISEERDRFYEELSKICFLRVIPTKANYFLCEVTDRFTSGELTRLLLNKYSIFIKDCTGKIAFENKQYVRIAVRDFEDNNFIISKLKEIENN, encoded by the coding sequence ATGCATGCATTAATATTAGCTGCCGGAATGGGGAAAAGACTCGGAGAATATACTAAAAATCAAACTAAATGCATGGTTAGAGTTAATGGGGTAACATTAATAGAAAGAGCACTTGATGCTCTAGTTAATATTGACATATCCAAAATTATTTTAGTTGTAGGATATGAGGGGGAGAAGCTAAGAGAATTTATCGGTGATAACTATAAAGGGATAAAAGTTAAGTATGTATTTAATGATGTGTATAATAAGACAAACAATATATACTCTCTTGGATTAGCTAGTGAATACTTGGCAGAAGATGATACAATACTTCTTGAAAGTGACTTAATCTTTGAAGAAGGCATACTTCATAAGGTTATTCAAGATCCTAATCCCAATATTGCAGTTGTAGCGCCTTTTGAAAGCTGGATGGATGGGACTGTAACTGTTCTAAATGAAGAAAATGATATAGTAAGTTTTGTACCCAAGAAAGGGTTTAAATGGAATAATTGCAAGGATTATTATAAAACAGTTAACATATATAAATTTTCTAAGGAATTTTCAAAAAATTGTTATATACCATTTTTAAAAGCATATATACAAGCATTAGGAAATAATGAATATTATGAACAAGTACTTAGAGTTATGACTTACATAGATAATTTGAACTTGAAAGCTTTCAAACTTACAAATGAAAAATGGTATGAAATTGATGATGTACAGGATTTAGATATTGCTGAAGTATTATTTGCTGACTTTGAGAACGAATTAAAGATGTATCAAAAGAGATTTGGGGGATATTGGCGTTTTCCTAAACTAAAGGATTTCTGCTACTTAGTAAACCCATATTTTCCAAATGAAAAGATGCTTGACGAATTTAAATCAAACTTTGATGTGCTGCTTTCTGAGTATCCTTCTGGGTTAAATACTCAAAATCTTTTAGCATCAAAGATGTTTGGCTGCAGAGTTCAGCAAATACTAGTAGGTAATGGTGCTGCAGAGCTTATTAGAGGAGTGTTCAAGGCATTTAAGGGAACTGTAGGAGTTACATTTCCCACCTTTAATGAGTACCCTGAAAGTGCAGGTTATGATAGAGTGAAAAAGTTTATACCAAAAAATGATGATTTTTCATATACGGTAGATGAACTAAAGGAATTTTCAAAAGATGTAGATGCACTTCTCTTAATAAACCCTGACAACCCTAGCGGCCACTTTATGACTAAGGAAGAAGTATTGGATTTATTAGTATACCTAAAGGCAGAAAATAAGTATCTTATATATGATGAATCTTTTGTAGATTTTGCTGGAGAAGATGCCATGTTTACTTTAATAAATTCAGAACTGCTTGAAAGTAACAAAAATTTAATTGTTATTAAGAGCATAAGCAAAAGTTATGGCGTGCCAGGAGCAAGACTTGGAGTTCTTGCAAATGGAGATATAGATTTAATAGCAAAGATTAGAAGTGAACTGTCCATATGGAACATTAATTCTTTTGGCGAATATTTCTTGCAGATAATTGGGAAGTATCAAGATAGGTATGCAAAAGCATGTGTTAAAATTTCGGAGGAGAGGGATAGATTTTATGAAGAGCTTTCAAAAATTTGCTTTTTAAGAGTTATTCCTACTAAAGCGAACTATTTTCTATGTGAAGTTACTGATAGATTTACTTCTGGAGAGTTAACTAGACTTTTATTGAATAAGTACAGTATATTCATTAAGGATTGCACAGGTAAAATTGCTTTTGAAAATAAGCAATATGTTAGAATTGCAGTTAGAGATTTTGAAGATAATAACTTTATAATAAGCAAACTGAAGGAAATAGAAAATAATTAA
- a CDS encoding PTS sugar transporter subunit IIB, producing the protein MKVLMVCSGGMSSSIVVKAIKQEADKKGFPLEIKAVGTGEFEDELKSGGYDLAIVAPQVKHRLAVFQEAAGAVNVPVELIVPMGYTPIGAPKVLEQIKKYVR; encoded by the coding sequence ATGAAAGTTTTGATGGTTTGTTCTGGGGGTATGTCTAGTTCTATAGTAGTTAAGGCTATTAAGCAAGAAGCAGATAAAAAAGGCTTTCCGCTAGAAATAAAGGCTGTTGGTACTGGGGAATTTGAGGATGAGCTTAAATCAGGTGGATATGACTTAGCTATTGTAGCACCTCAAGTAAAGCATAGACTTGCAGTATTTCAGGAAGCTGCAGGTGCAGTTAATGTACCAGTAGAGCTTATTGTACCAATGGGATACACACCAATAGGAGCACCAAAGGTTCTAGAACAAATAAAAAAATACGTAAGATAA
- a CDS encoding phosphotransferase: MYGSDSGDEALVEIRNNHIFRISKDIHQLNKVDGEFIGLSAISIEAYERMLEDFTSNKNPYLNYEYVLLNITNEFNIGYVKIDDLVWSELDNSEHYKNLRYTIYPKLQRKEMEIRKQYVKNLLTEILDIDPSRIGKIEKLGGLTNKNYKVVMDGKEYVARVPGNGTGKFIDRLNEKMNSTIAYELGIDSETIYFDENTGFKITKFIENAETLNPTTGKREDNMELMAGILRKLHDSGRTFKDTFDPFKGTIFYEDALISANGKVFEGYYKMKETFMPLKYVLEKLGMDYAPSHLETLPENFIKSGEDKIYLIDWEYSGNYDSLYDLAAVSLECSFSEDEEDLFLRKYFGKEPTSDERLKLHIHKIMQDMFWSMWAAAKGDDYLFDYAQERYNRGGRNINKYLEMRDKDESNNFSSWNGH; the protein is encoded by the coding sequence TTGTATGGTAGTGACTCAGGGGATGAAGCTTTAGTAGAAATAAGAAACAACCATATTTTTAGAATATCTAAAGATATACATCAGTTAAACAAAGTTGATGGAGAGTTTATTGGGTTATCTGCAATATCAATTGAAGCATATGAAAGAATGTTGGAGGATTTTACATCTAATAAGAACCCTTATTTGAATTATGAGTATGTTTTATTAAATATAACTAATGAATTCAATATAGGATATGTTAAAATTGATGATTTGGTTTGGAGTGAATTAGATAATTCGGAGCATTATAAAAATCTAAGATATACTATTTATCCAAAGCTCCAAAGAAAAGAAATGGAGATAAGAAAACAATATGTCAAGAATCTGCTGACTGAAATTCTAGATATAGATCCATCTAGAATAGGAAAAATTGAAAAGCTGGGAGGATTAACAAATAAAAACTACAAAGTAGTTATGGATGGAAAAGAATATGTTGCTAGAGTACCTGGTAACGGGACTGGAAAGTTCATAGATAGACTTAATGAGAAGATGAATTCTACTATAGCCTATGAGCTTGGAATAGACAGTGAAACAATATATTTTGATGAAAATACCGGCTTTAAAATAACTAAGTTTATTGAAAATGCTGAAACATTGAATCCTACTACAGGGAAAAGGGAAGATAACATGGAACTGATGGCTGGGATTCTTAGAAAACTGCATGACTCAGGAAGAACCTTCAAAGATACCTTTGATCCATTTAAAGGAACTATATTCTATGAGGATGCTCTTATTAGTGCAAATGGAAAAGTTTTTGAAGGATATTATAAAATGAAAGAAACATTCATGCCTTTAAAGTATGTATTAGAGAAATTGGGTATGGATTATGCACCAAGTCATTTGGAAACGCTCCCTGAAAACTTTATTAAAAGCGGGGAAGACAAGATATATCTCATTGATTGGGAATATAGTGGAAATTACGATTCGCTTTATGATTTAGCTGCAGTTAGTCTTGAATGCAGTTTCTCAGAGGACGAAGAAGATTTATTCTTAAGAAAGTATTTTGGAAAAGAACCTACATCGGACGAAAGATTAAAATTACATATTCATAAGATTATGCAGGATATGTTCTGGAGTATGTGGGCAGCAGCTAAGGGTGATGACTATTTGTTTGACTATGCACAGGAAAGATATAATAGGGGGGGAAGAAATATCAATAAGTATTTAGAAATGAGGGATAAGGATGAGAGCAATAATTTTAGCAGCTGGAATGGGCACTAG